From Pseudorasbora parva isolate DD20220531a chromosome 25, ASM2467924v1, whole genome shotgun sequence, one genomic window encodes:
- the slc27a2b gene encoding very long-chain acyl-CoA synthetase, producing MFWFFVSAVLLLFALRYRYPYFIKAAKYIYRVTFVVYRSKKYIKSKPYYTLLVDRFLHSVQKNPHKTLIRFQDKTYSYEQSDKQSNKVARSLLKHADLHEGDTVALLLGNEPMFLWICLALAKIGCSVALLNTNIRSKSLLHCFTCCGASVLIAGAELQDAVEEVLPALREQGISVYILTDHVTSEGMQSLSDKIKAASDEPVPADLRANISFSSPAAYIYTSGTTGLPKAAVITQRRLWAIALFPSTCGLKSDDVVYVCLPLYHSSGFAIGFGGAVDKGATVVLRSKFSSSQFWDDCRKYNVTVIQYIGETMRYICNTPKRVSDQVHNVRMAIGNGIRPEVWRTFISRFGHVDIIEFYGSTEGTVGFLNYAGKIGAVGSANFFHKKLFPYSLVKFDLEQEEPVRNADGFCVEVAKGETGLLVTKITQKAQFAGYARDPKQTEKKKLYNVFEKGDMYFNSGDLFKIDRENFIYFQDRVGDTFRWKGENVSTNEVSDILTMSTSIEEANVYGVAVQGYEGRIGMATITLKKDHQFECDGIFRHVTAYLPSYARPRFIRIQNSLAVTCTFKQLKGKLVEEGFNPAEIADPLFVLDEMVKSYRPLTHDTYQAILDGHFRL from the exons ATGTTTTGGTTTTTTGTAAGTGCtgttttacttttatttgcATTACGTTACCGTTATCCTTACTTTATCAAAGCGGCTAAATACATCTATCGAGTGACATTTGTTGTATATCGTTcaaaaaaatacatcaaatcCAAACCTTACTATACCTTACTAGTGGATCGGTTCTTGCACTCGGTTCAGAAGAACCCACACAAAACGTTAATTCGGTTCCAGGATAAAACATACTCGTATGAGCAGTCGGATAAACAGAGTAATAAAGTCGCGAGGAGCTTATTAAAACACGCAGATCTTCATGAGGGAGATACAGTAGCGCTTCTGTTGGGAAATGAGCCCATGTTCTTGTGGATATGCTTGGCTTTGGCCAAGATCGGATGTTCTGTTGCCCTTCTCAATACCAACATCCGATCCAAATCACTTCTGCACTGCTTCACCTGCTGTGGGGCCAGCGTGCTGATAGCTGGGGCAG AACTGCAGGATGCTGTCGAGGAGGTGCTGCCTGCGCTGAGAGAGCAGGGGATCTCCGTCTATATACTGACTGACCATGTGACCTCCGAGGGAATGCAAAGTCTTTCCGACAAGATCAAGGCGGCCTCGGATGAGCCTGTTCCTGCCGACCTGAGGGCCAACATTAGCTTCAGCAGCCCAGCCGCGTACATCTACACATCCGGCACGACAG GTCTTCCAAAGGCAGCCGTGATCACTCAACGGAGGCTGTGGGCCATAGCCCTCTTCCCGTCCACTTGTGGTTTGAAGTCTGATGATGTGGTGTATGTCTGCCTTCCCTTGTATCACAGTTCTGGCTTTGCCATTGGATTCGGAGGTGCTGTTGATAAAG GAGCCACTGTTGTCCTGAGGAGCAAATTTTCTTCCTCTCAGTTCTGGGACGACTGCAGAAAATATAATGTCACTGTGATCCAGTATATTGGAGAAACGATGCGCTACATCTGCAATACACCAAAG CGTGTTAGTGACCAAGTACACAACGTTAGGATGGCCATTGGGAATGGGATCAGGCCAGAGGTCTGGAGGACGTTCATAAGCAGATTCGGTCATGTTGACATCATAGAATTCTACGGCTCGACCGAAGGAACCGTGGGCTTTTTGAACTACGCTGGAAAAATTGGGGCTGTCGGTAGCGCAAATTTTTTCCATAAG AAACTGTTTCCATATTCACTGGTTAAGTTTGATTTGGAACAAGAAGAACCTGTAAGAAATGCAGATGGATTTTGCGTAGAAGTAGCTAAAG GTGAGACGGGTCTACTAGTAACAAAGATTACCCAGAAGGCTCAGTTTGCTGGATATGCCAGGGATCCGAAACAGACTGAAAAGAAGAAACTCTACAATGTGTTTGAGAAGGGAGACATGTACTTCAACTCTGGAGATCTGTTCAAGATAGATCGTGAAAACTTCATCTACTTCCAGGATCGGGTGGGCGACACTTTTAG GTGGAAAGGGGAGAACGTTTCCACAAATGAAGTGTCGGACATCTTGACAATGTCAACAAGTATTGAGGAAGCGAATGTATACGGCGTTGCAGTTCAAG GGTATGAGGGGAGGATAGGAATGGCTACCATCACATTGAAGAAAGACCATCAGTTTGAATGTGATGGCATTTTTAGACATGTGACCGCTTACCTCCCTTCTTATGCCAGACCACGTTTCATAAGGATCCAG